Within the Blastopirellula marina genome, the region TTTAGTCGTTTATCGTTACTTCGGTAGCCGTGGCTCGGTGGTGCGAGGTCTTTCCGCTGCACTTGATGGAAAGAACGTTCGGTTCGATTCCGATCGGCTGCCTTTTCGACGAGGGAGAGAATAGATTCATGTCGGCCCTTTTGGAGCGGCCTACGCTGGTCCTCAACCGCAACTGGCAGCCTGTCGGTGTGGCCTCGGTAGCTCGATCGTTGACGCAGGTCTTCTGCGGAACGGCTCGGATTGTCGACCCGCATAGCTACCAGCTGTACACGTGGGAGGATTGGTCGAACCTGGCCCCAGGCAAGGACGAGCCTTTCATTTCTTCGCAGCTTTTGAAGGTGCGGATCCCGGAAGTTGTCTCGCTGGTCAACTACGATCGCATTCCGCGAAACACGGTGACGTTCAGTCGTCGCAACGTGTTCAAGCGGGACCAGTACATGTGTCAGTACTGCGGATCACGGCCCGGCAGCGAGTACCTTACGATCGACCACGTTGTCCCGCGTAGCCAAGGGGGCGAGTCCTCTTGGGAGAACTGCGTGCTGGCCTGCGTCGACTGTAACCATCGCAAGGCGAACCGGACCCCCGCCGAGGCTCATATGCCGATGCGGAAGGAACCCATTCGGCCAAGGTGGACTCCGGTATATGCGGCCAGACGCGTCCGCATCGAGTCCTGGAGTAAGTTCGTTAGCGAAGCTTACTGGGACACCGAACTCGACACCTAACAGGCCTGGGTAACGACAAGTTATCGAGGCCTGTTTCTTTACCGCTCAGCCCAAACCGGGCGAAGTCCTACTTGGAAACGATTTCAATGGGATCGCCCGGTTGAATGGCTCCCTCGCGTACGACGCTGGCAAACCATCCTTTCCACTGCGAATCGTTCGGCTCGGTGCGACCGGTCGTTGCATCTTTGAAGTGACAGGGCTTCCAGGGCTTCTCCAGTCGAATTTCGGCTTTGCCCACGGCAAGTTGCGTTCCCGGCTTCAGGAGGCTTAAGTCGAGTCGTTTTACCGTGATATTCTCGCCTGCACTGCCCGGCGGAAACGCGAGAGCATCTCGTTCATGTTGATCAAGATAAGCAAATCCAAAGAGGGTAACCGCCCGCTGGGGGGCGTAATGCTCGTCGTAACGATGCCCATCATTCTCGAAGCCAGTCTCGGCCAAATAGGCCGATTCGACCGGAAGCCGCGGAATTCCACCGGTAGACAGACAAACGGCAACGACTTGACCTGGGGGCAAATTCATCCGTAATCACCGTAAATGCTTCAGACAACAATGTTTTCGTGCTGTAGGTGGTTGACGTAGTAGGGGTCTGGCTTTTCTAATTTCAGGATTCGGTTCCTGGTGAACGAGCTCCCTATATCCGTGCCCGCAGCACGATAAGAAACGCCCGAAGGTTTCCAATGCCCCAAGAAATCCTGGACATGACCCTCGAAGACGAAAACTTCCCTCGCCCTTACTCCGGTTCGATTGTAGCAACCGACGAAGAGTATGAAGAAGAAATGGAAGAGGATTTCGACGAGGACGACTTCGACGATGATTTCGACGAAGACTTCGAGGAATTCGAGGACGAAACCCCAACCGACGACGATTCCTTCGACGACGATCTGATGGACGACGACGAGGATGAAGACCTCGACGAAGAGTTCTTCGATGATGACGAAGAACGCGAAGAAGACGAGGAAAAAGAAGGGGAGGAAGAGGAAGAAGGGGACGACGATTAAGTCGTCTGCCTGAACCCGAGGCGTAAGCCTAACGTCCTTTCTGTCGTGGGCTGGGAGATATCCAGCCCACGTTTCGTGTGAACTGAAGGAATTCTTGTGAGAGAGCACGCGACTCTTTCACGATGTGACCGCTCGAGGAAGATGAGAATCGATGTTTGAAAGCATCCCGCAGAACGTTTCGTTTCCCGCAATGGAAACCAAAATCCTCGAGTATTGGCAACAGAATCAAATTTACGAGAAGTCGCTCGAGGCTCGGCAAGGGAGCGAACCGTTCGTCTTTTACGAAGGTCCCCCAACCGCCAACGGCATGCCCCACCCTGGCCACTGCCTGACGCGGGCGATCAAGGACGTCTTCCCGCGCTATCGCACCATGCGTGGGTATTACTGCGAGCGAAAAGCTGGCTGGGATACGCACGGTCTGCCGGTCGAAGTGGAAGTCTGTAAAGAGCTCGGCATCCACTCGAAGGAAGAGATCGAAAACTACGGCGTCGAACCGTTCATCCACAAGTGTCAGGCCAGCGTCTGGCGTTACATGCAAGAGTGGCGTCGGCTGACCGAACGACTCGGCTTCTGGGTCGACCTGGACGACGCTTATGTCACCTACCACAAGAGCTTCGTCGAAAGCGTGTGGTGGTCGCTGAAAAACCTGTACGATCGCGGTCTGCTTTACCAGGGGCATAAAATCGTCTGGTGGTGGGCCCAAGGGGGTACCGCACTGAGTAGCGGCGAAGTCGGCCAAGGCTACCGCGAAGTAGCCGATCCGAGCGTCTTCGTCCGTTTTCCTCTGCTCGATGAAGAAAACACCGCCCTGCTGGTCTGGACGACCACTCCTTGGACCCTGCCAAGCAACCAGTTCGCAGCCGTCCACCCCGAGTTGGACTATGCCACGGTCGAAGACGAAGAAACTGGCGAGAAGTTGATCGTCGCCGAGGCTCTTGCGGAAGCGATCGCTGCCAAGGCCAAACGCACCTGGAAAGTTCTGGGCACAACCAAGGGAAGTGAGCTACTTGGAAAGCGTTATCAACCGCCGTTCGATTACTACTACAAAGACCTGGGTAACACGCAAGGTACGCTGAAGTCTGGCGACAAGCAGCACATCGCCTGGCGCGTGGTCGCGGCCGACTTCGTCACAACCGACAGCGGTACGGGTGTTGTCCACCAGGCCCCCGCCTTTGGTGAAGTCGACTACGAAGTGCTGGCCAACGAACAAGCCCGATTTGAAGATCGCGAAGGCCCGGCCCTGATCTGTGCCGTGGGTCCCGATGGCAAGTTCACCGACGAAGCCCCAGACTACAAAGGACGCTGGGTCAAGGAAGCCGACAAGGACATCTCGCGCGAGTTGAAGGAACGCGGCGTCCTCTTCCTGTTGGATCAGTATCTGCACGACTACCCGTTCTGCTGGCGCGCCGAAGAAGATCCGCTGATCCAGTATCCGCGGGAAAGCTGGTTCATTCGCACCACCAAGTTCAAAGATCAGATGCTGGCCAACAACCAGCAAATCAACTGGCTGCCT harbors:
- a CDS encoding HNH endonuclease, with product MSALLERPTLVLNRNWQPVGVASVARSLTQVFCGTARIVDPHSYQLYTWEDWSNLAPGKDEPFISSQLLKVRIPEVVSLVNYDRIPRNTVTFSRRNVFKRDQYMCQYCGSRPGSEYLTIDHVVPRSQGGESSWENCVLACVDCNHRKANRTPAEAHMPMRKEPIRPRWTPVYAARRVRIESWSKFVSEAYWDTELDT
- a CDS encoding MOSC domain-containing protein; this translates as MNLPPGQVVAVCLSTGGIPRLPVESAYLAETGFENDGHRYDEHYAPQRAVTLFGFAYLDQHERDALAFPPGSAGENITVKRLDLSLLKPGTQLAVGKAEIRLEKPWKPCHFKDATTGRTEPNDSQWKGWFASVVREGAIQPGDPIEIVSK